In the Bacillus amyloliquefaciens DSM 7 = ATCC 23350 genome, ACTCATCGGCGATTCCCTCTTCAACCGTCACAACCGCACATGCCATGCATCGCTCGCCAGCAGAACCGAATGCCGTACCGATAATATTTGTGACCGTATCTTCAAGATGGGCGTCATTCAGCACGATCGTATGGTTTTTCGCACCCGTTAACGCCTGAACGCGCTTCAGATGTTCGCTCCCTTTTTTGAAGACATACTCGCCGACAGGTTTTGAACCGACGAATGAGATGGCTTTAATATCAGGATGCTCAAGAATGCCGTTTACCACATCATGCGCGCCGTGCACGACATTGAAGACGCCTTTTGGCAGCCCGGCCTGTTCAAACAGCTCTGCCAGTTTTTCCGTTAACAGCGGCGTGCGCTCAGACGGCTTCAGAATGAACGTATTTCCTAAAGAAATCGCCATCGGGAACATCCAGCACGGAACCATCATCGGGAAGTTGAACGGTGCGATACCGCCGACGACCCCGATCGGATAACGGTAGTTCGCCGCTTCTACATCCGTTGCGATAGAGGCGAGTGAATCGCCCATCATGAGTGACGGCGCGCCCGCTGCGAATTCAACGTTTTCAATTCCGCGTCCCACTTCGCCGAGTGCTTCTGTCGTGTTTTTACCGTTTTCCAAAGTGATCAGACGGGCAAGCTCTTCTTTGTTCTGCTGGAGAAGCTGCTGATAGTTAAATAGAATTCTCGCACGGCGCGGCACTGCCGTCTTTGACCATGTTTTAAACGCTTCCGACGCTGACCGGACGGCGTATTCCACATCCTCCCGCGTAGAAATCGGAACTTGGCACATCACTTCTTTTGTAGCCGGATTGACAACGTCTTCATATTGATCTGTCTTACTTTCAACCCATTCACCATTGATGTAGTTTTTCAGTTTTCTGATCTCTGCCATTCTCATTGCCTCCTTAAATAGTAAACATCCTGTTCAGCCGGGTGATAACGGATGAATATATTCATCTTTTACATACAAAAGACATGAATTAAACGCTTACAAATGCTAAAATGATGGTGATTCCCAATCTTCCCGTGTAAAAGTTGGTCATGTACCGGAAAAAGCAAGCGGTTACACCTTTCACTTTTGATTTTACAGGTTATATTTTGGTCATTTCTTGGTTACATTGTAAGCCCAACACACCTTCAAGTCAATCTAAAAAATCAAAATTTTTTCATTATTTTTATTATACTTTTTTTGAGCCGGGAAACAGGAACTTGGAGAACGATGTCGAATCGTACGGGATGATCCATCTTTTTTATCATTTGTTAAGTAACTATTGATTAACTCTTGGTGTTTATTATATATTTTAATTACTTTAAGAATTCTAGAAGGAGTTTTTTTATGAAACTGATGCGGATTCAGGAGATGGAAGAATACATTCTCAAACACGGAGCCACTTCGCTGGATGAGCTGTGCGAGGTATTCAACGTCTCTAAAAACACGGTCAGACGGGATATTAATAAGCTTGCGGAAAAAGGGGTTATTAAAAAGGTATACGGCGGTGTGACATCAGCCGAAAAATCTGTGCTCGTCCCTTTTGAAAACCGCACTATTCAACATCAGGATGAAAAAATCAAAATCGCCCGCTATGCGTCACGGTTTATCGAGGATCACGATCTTGTGTTTATTGATTCCGGCACGACGACCAAATCGATGCTGGAGACCCTTGACCCCGATAAGAATGTGACGGTTTTGACGAACAGTCTTGATATTATTAACGCCGCTTCATCCATGAAAAATATCGACCTGATCATCATCGGCAATAACTACAAGCGGAAGACAAGGTCGTTTGTCGGCATTGATGATCCGAGCACACTCAATAAATACAACATTAACAAAGCGTTCATGTCCGCTACCGGGACAACGATCACACATGGCCTGACGAATTCCGACTTACTGGAATACGAGGTGAAAAAGAAAATTTCTGAAAAGGCGAACGAAGTGTATCTGCTCGCGGATCATTCTAAATTCGGCAAATCCACGCTTCTGACATACGCGCCTTTCGACCGTCTTCACAGCATCGTCACTTCTCAGCAGCTTGATGAGGAATATACGAAGTATTGCCAAGAGCACCAAATCGACATTCACTTGGCATAGCGTTATAGTTAATAGAGTACGCTGCCGTCATTTTCCGGCAGGCGCTAGATATTCTATTGTTTCAGGAGGCGAAAACATGAGCAAAGTAACAATCGGCAAAACTGACTTAAAGGTATTTCCGATCGGTTTGGGAACAAATGCGGTCGGCGGGCACAATCTCTATCCGAATCTGAATGAAGAAACGGGAAAAGAATTGGTTCGTGAAGCGATTAAAAGCGGCGTTACCATGTTAGATACCGCCTATATTTACGGTGTGGGCCGTTCTGAAGAATTAATCGGCGAGGTGCTGAAAGAGTTTAACCGTGAGGATGTCTTCATCGCCACAAAAGCCGCGCACAGGAAAGAAGGCGATGACTTCGTTTTCGACAACTCACTGGCCTTTTTGAAACAATCAGTCGAAGACAGCCTGAAACGCCTGCAGACTGATTACATTGATTTATTCTACATCCATTTCCCGGATGAGGACACTCCGAAGGACGAAGCCGTGCAAGCCTTGAATGAGCTGAAAAAAGAAGGGAAAATCCGTTCCATCGGCGTCTCCAATTTCTCTCTGGAGCAGCTGAAAGAAGCCAATAAAGACGGCTTAGTCGATGTGATTCAAGGGGAATACAACCTGCTGAACCGTGAGGCTGAAAAGACGTTCTTCCCTTATACGACAGAACACAATATTTCATTCATTCCGTACTTCCCGCTCGTTTCCGGACTGCTGGCCGGCAAATACGACGAGAACACAACCTTCCCTGAAGGCGATCTGCGTAATGATCAGACTCATTTCCAAGGGGAGCAGTTTAAAGAAAACATCAAAAAAGTCAACCAGCTCAAACCGATTGCCGAAAAGCACAATGCTGACACGGCGCATATCGTGCTTGCCAGGTATTTGGCGAGACCTGAAATCGACATCCTGATTCCGGGCGCCAAACGCGCGGATCAACTAAAAGACAACATGAAAGCAGCCTCCATTACGCTTTCTGCTGAAGAAATCGCGTTTATCGACAAGCTGTTTTCATAAGAAAAACACGCCTTTTAAAGGGCGTGTTTTTTTATGTTTATATTTTTTTTCACAGGGGAATGAAATAGTTATCTAAATAAACTATTATGCGTTCCAAAAGATGAGGAGGATCATCTGTGAAGAAAAACACCAAAAAATACCTGATTTACTTTTTCGGAGCATTAGGTGGGCTGCTTTACGGTTATGACACCGGCGTGATTTCAGGGGCTTTGCTATTTATCAACAAAGATATTCCTTTGAACACGCTGACTGAGGGATTGGTCGTCAGCATGCTGCTGCTCGGTGCGATTTTCGGGTCCGCGTTAAGCGGGACATGCTCTGACCGATGGGGCAGGAGAAAAGTCGTTTTCGTCCTTTCACTCATATTTATTTTCGGTGCGCTTGCCTGCGCGGCTTCGCAAACCGTCACTATGCTGATCATCTCCCGTGTCATTCTCGGGTTAGCCGTCGGCGGTTCAACGGCGCTTGTTCCCGTTTATCTTTCTGAGATGGCTCCGACGAAAATACGCGGAACGCTCGGCACATTGAATAACTTAATGATTGTGACCGGAATTTTACTCGCATATATTGTGAATTACATATTCACCCCATTTGAAGCTTGGCGCTGGATGGTAGGTCTCGCCGCAGTACCGGCGGCGCTATTATTAATCGGAATCGCGTTTATGCCGGAATCTCCGAGATGGCTCGTCAAACGCGGCCGTGAACAGGAAGCCAGAAAAGTCATGGAAATGACGCACGACAAAGAGGATATCGCCGTTGAATTGGCGGAGATGAAACAAGGAGAAGCCGAGAAAAAAGAATCGACACTCGGCTTGCTGAAAGCAAAATGGATCCGTCCTATGCTGCTGATCGGAATCGGCCTTGCCATCTTCCAGCAGGCGGTCGGTATCAACACGGTAATTTACTATGCGCCGACCATCTTTACGAAGGCCGGACTCGGCACTTCGGCGTCCGTTCTCGGCACGATGGGCATCGGTGTCTTAAACGTCATCATGTGTATCACCGCCATGATCTTAATTGACCGGATCGGCCGGAAAAAACTGCTGATGTGGGGAAGTGTCGGCATCACCTTGAGCCTGGCGTCACTATCAGCCATTCTCCTTCTCGCCGGCCTGTCAGCTTCAACAGCTTGGCTGACCGTCCTGTTTCTCGGAATCTATATCGTCTTTTACCAGGCGACATGGGGTCCCGTCGTATGGGTCCTGATGCCGGAGCTGTTCCCGTCAAATGCACGCGGAGCCGCAACTGGATTTACGACATTGATTCTGTCGGCAACCAATCTGGTCGTTTCACTGATATTCCCGCTTATGCTGAGCGCGATGGGCATCGGCTGGGTATTCGGAATTTTCTCAGTCATCTGCCTTACATCCTTCTTCTTCGCCGCTTACATCGTTCCGGAAACGAAGGGCAGAAGTTTAGAAGAAATCGAAACGCACTTGAAAAAACGTTTCTCCTTAAAGAAGCGCAGCAAACAAAATCAAATTCTTAAACAGCGCACGCTGTAATCAAAAAAGGAATCGCCCCCGATGGGCGATTCCTTTTTGGCGTCATACCATGACTTTGCAAATATCATTCGTAAACTCTACCGGATCGTGGATCGGCAGCCCTTCAATCAGAAGGGCCTGATTGTAGAGAAGGTTTGTGTATAATGCAAGCTTTTCCCGATCTTGTCCGTGCGCGTTCTTTAACGTCTCAAACACTTCGTGATTCGGGTTGATTTCCAGCACTTTTTCCGCTTTGACCTGCTGGCTGTCAGGCATGGCGTTTAACACTTTCTCCATTTCGATCGTCACTTCGCCGTCTGTCGCAAAGCATACCGGATGGGATTTTAAGCGCTTCGATGCTCTGACGTTCTTCACTTTATCCGCAAGAATCTCTTTCATGCTTTCGAACAGGTCTTTATATTCGTTTTCTTCGGCCTCGGTCTGCTTTTCATCTTCATCAGCGTCGATGCCTAAGTCCGCGCTTGATACGGATTTGAACTCTTTTTCCTCGTAGCTTGTCAGCATTTTGATCGCGAATTCATCAATATCTTCCGTGAAATATAAAATTTCGTAGCCTTTGTCCGCCACCATTTCAGTTTGCGGCAGCTTTTCAATCCGCTCATATGAATCGCCGGACGCGTAATAGATATATTTTTGATCCTCAGGCATTCTGGACACATATTCATCCAGTGTGACGAGTTTTTTCTCCTTAGATGAATAGAAGAGAAGCAGGTCTTTTAATACGTCTTTATTCGCGCCGAAATCATTATAGACGCCGAATTTCAGCTGTCTGCCGAAAGATTCATAGAAAGATTCGTATTTTTCCCTTTTGTTCTTCAGCAGGCTCTTCAGCTCAGCTTTGATTTTTTTATTGATATTTTTCGCAATCAGCTTCAGCTGGCGGTCATGCTGCAGCATTTCTCTGGAAATGTTCAGCGACAGATCCTCAGAATCGACCATGCCTTTTACAAAGCTGAAATGGTCCGGAAGCAGGTCGGCGCATTTGTTCATGATCAGCACGCCGTTGGAATACAGCTCCAATCCTTTTTCGAATTCCTTCGTATAATAGTCAAACGGCATGTTTTCCGGAATAAACAAAATCGAATTGTAGCGCACCGCTCCGTCTACGCTGATATGCACGTGAGTCAGCGGTTTATCAAAGCCGTAATGCTTCTCGGCGTAAAAAGCCTCGTAATCTTCATCCGTCAGCTCGCTTTTGTTTTTTCTCCAGATCGGCACCATGCTGTTGACCGTCTGTTCTTCCTGAACCTCTTCAAACTCGTTCTCGCTGCCCTCTTTCGGCTTGTTGACCGTCTCTTCCATTTTGATCGGGTAGCGGATAAAGTCGGAGTACTTTTTCACGATCGCTTTGATGCGGTAGTTTTCTAAAAACTCATCATAGCTTTCATCTTCTGTGTTTTCTTTTATTTTCAGGGTGATTTCGGTTCCGACGGTTTCCTTGTCACACGGCGCGACCGTGTAGCCGGCAGCCCCTTCCGACTCCCATACATACGCCTCGTCACTGCCGAGCGCCTTACTTTTCACCGTGACTTTATCAGCCACCATAAACGCCGCATAAAATCCGACGCCGAACTGACCGATAATGTCATGGCCGTCTTTCGCGTCGTTTTCTTCCTTGAAAGCGAGTGAACCGCTTTTCGCAATCGTTCCGAGATGCTGTTCAAGCTCGTCTTTTGTCATTCCGATACCGGTATCTGTGACAGTGAGGGTTCTTGCTTCTTTATCCGCCGTCACTTTTATGTAGTAATTGTCTTGATCAAATGTTAACGAATCATCGGTTAACGCCTTGTAATAGATTTTGTCAATCGCATCGCTCGCGTTGGAAATTAACTCTCTGAGAAAAATTTCCTTCTGCGTGTAAATGGAGTTAATCATCATGTCCAGCAAACGCTTGGATTCTGCTTTAAACTTTTTTTCCGCAATTCAGATCTCTCCTTTAATTATGCTTTGATGTTATGTAAAATCTTTTCAGCATCTATTTATCATATTCAATGACTTCTGTCAATCTATTGCAATATGATTGTCGGCTGAGTCTCCATATTAATAATTTAACATAAAACACAATAATTGGTTTGTTTTTAATCACCCGGTTCTATGTTTACTCCTTCACATAACGGGAAAAAGTCAAAGAAAAAAAGAGAATGCAGCATGGGAAGATTATCCGGAAAAACCGCAATCATCACAGGAGCCGCAACAGGCATCGGGCAGGCGACGGCACGGGTTTTCGCCGATGAAGGCGCCCGCGTGATCTGCGGTGACATCAATGAAAGCGAGCTGAATGAAACCGTCCGCGCCATCACAAAAAACGGCGGAGAAGCAGAGGCTTTTCACCTTGATGTATCAGACGAAGAAAACGTAAAGTCTTTTGCAGACGGTATTCAGCAGAAGTACGGAACAATTGATATTCTTTTTAACAATGCCGGTGTTGACCAAGAGGGCGGCAAAGTCCATGAGTACCCGGTCGAGCTGTTTGACCGGATCATCGCCGTCGATCTGCGCGGCACATTTCTTTGCAGCAAATATCTGATTCCGCTCATGCTTGAAAAAGGAGGCTCCATCATCAACACCTCCTCCATGTCCGGCCGGGCCGCAGACCTTGACCGTTCAGGCTATAACGCCGCAAAAGGCGGTATCACGAACCTGACAAAAGCGATGGCCATTGATTACGCCAGAAGCGGCATCCGCGTCAATTCCTTATCGCCGGGCACGATTGAAACACCGCTCATTGATAAACTGGCAGGCACTAAAGAAGACGAAATGGGTGAGGCTTTCCGTGAAGCCAACAAATGGATCACACCGCTCGGCCGGCTCGGAAAACCGGAAGAAATGGCGGCCGTCGCACTTTTCCTTGCTTCAGACGACAGCTCGTACGTCACGGGAGAAGACATCACCGCTGACGGCGGCATCATGGCATACACTTGGCCGGGAAAAATGCTGATTGATAAGAAGTGGAAGGAAGAGACGGAGTGACGAGTGGAAGAACAAGCTGAGGGCTGGTTACTTAAACCAGCCCTTTTCCTTTGATCGGGTTATTGCTTCAATTCGATTTTTTACTTCTAATTTATCCAGGATCATCGAAACATAATTGCGGACTGTGCCGCTTTTGATGCTGAGGGCGTTTGCGATTTCTTTTGTGTTTTTTCCGTCTGCGACGAGCTCAAGCACCGCTTTTTCCCGTTCGGTCAGCGGGTTTTCTTCACCATAGATGTCCTCCATTAATTCAGGTGCGTAGACGCGTCTTCCTTTCATGACGCTGCGGATGGCGCTGACGAGCTCCTCGCTTGGGCTGTCCTTGAGCATGTAACCGCTAACGCCTGCTTTTAGCGCCCGCTGAAAATAGCCGGAGCGGGCAAAGGTCGTTAAAATGATGATTTTCACATCACTGTCCTTGAGCTTTTCCGCCGCCTCAAGACCTGATACCCCGGGCATTTCAATATCCATCAGACAGATGTCAGGAGCATGTTTTTCCACGAAATCGATGGCATCCTGGCCGCTTGTGCCTTTGCCGACAACCGTCATATCCTCTTCTAAATTCAACAGCGAACCGAGTGCGCCGAGCAGCATTTGCTGATCCTCGGCAATGAAGATGTTGATCATCTGCCACCATCCTTTTCTTTTGATTTTGAATCATTCGGGATTCTCATGGTCAGCTTTGTTCCGGCAGCTGTATCGATGGCTAAACTGCCATTCGCGAATTCAAGCCGTTCTCTCATTCCAAGCAGGCCGTGCCCCTTTGAAAAAAAGCGGTCTTCTCTGCATTGGAAGCTGCCGTCGTCTTCTACCGTAATGACAACCTCTTTCGAAAGCTGCTGAATGGTGATGCGGCAAAATTTAGCGCCGCTGTGTTTCACGACATTGGTGACAGCTTCTTTAATACACATGCTGACGATATTTTCGTTCAGCAGGGAAATATTTTTTGGCGCTTCTTTTTCTTCGTACACAAAGTCAATTCCCGCTGCTTCAAGTATTTGCCGAACATTGCCGAGCTCATCCTTCAATCGGATGCCTTTCATCGACGAGACAATTTGTCTGACCTCATTTAAGGAGGTGCGGGCCGTCTGCTGAACGCTTTTCAGCTCAGCGCGGGCCTGTTCAGGATCCTTGTATATCAGCTTTCGGGCAAGATCGCTTTTTAGTCCGATTAAGGAGAGCTTTTGTCCAAGTGTATCGTGGAGGTCTCGGGCGATGCGCTGCCTTTCTTCCAGCTTCACAAGATCCGCGATCCGTTCATTTGCATATTCTAATTTCTCTTCAAGGCGTTCTCGTTCCTTCCTGCTTCGAATGCTGAGCGGGAGCAAGATGGCACTGATCAGTGTAATGACGATAAACGGAATTTGAGTCAGAAACCACCCTTTTTTCAGAACAAGGCTGAAGTTGACGGCAATCGCCGCACTGATGATATGAATGTAATATAAGATGTAAAAAGGAACTTTCTCTCGGATATGGCCGATGAAGTAGGCAATAAAGAAGGCAAAATAAATATAACTGAACAGCATGACTGAGCCGGTCGAAATACCGATCAGAAGAAACGCCCATAAATAAAGCGGCCAGCCTTTTGCAACAAATGCGAAGCGATATGCGCCGAAGAAAACAAGGGTGAAAATGACGCCGGCAACCATCACAAAGGTAGAAGAGCTTTTAAAAATAAAGTAAAAAGGCAGAATGAAAAAAATCGTCCATATATAAGGAGAAATCCCGCTCAGTTTTTGAAATTTAAAATACTTCTTCATCCTTGTGCCACCTTCTGCTGCTTATGTCTACCATCACTTTACCAAAACAACGCCTTCATTGCATCCTCACTCATAAAGCGACGGCCCTTTCTAATAAGAGAAAGAGCCGCGTGCCATATCAGGCATTTTTCTTTAAAGGTTTTTCCGGCGCCTGCCGGGGCGGCGGTGTTTTCCGCGCCTCCCGAAACGTGACAAACTGCTTTTCGTCCTCATCCCACAGACGAAATTTCATGGATTCAAGACTTGTTTTAAGCGTAATGGTCGGTACATTTTTTAAAGGTTCATGCCCCTCATGAGCCGCTTCCAGCTTGTAATTCGGCACCTTTGGGCTTAGATGGTGGACATGATGGTAGCCGATATTGCCTGTCAGCCATTGCAAAAGCTTCGGCAGCTTGTAAAAGGAGCTTCCTTCTACAGCGGCCTGCACATAGTTCCAATGCTCATCGGCTTCAAAATAAGAGTCTTCAAACGTATGCTGTACATAAAAGAGCCAGACGCCGATTGACCCCGAAATAAGGAAAATCGGACCTTGAACAAGCAAAAAGTTTTCCCACCCGACAAGCAGGCACGCTGCGGCAGCCAATATGACAATAGCCGCGTTCGTGAAATACGTGTTCCAGCGCTCCTTGCGGCGGGCGCCTTTTACATTGAAACGGTTTTGAATAAGAAATACGTAAATCGGCCCGAGAATAAACATAATAAACGGATTGCGATAAAGTCTGTAGCGTACTTTTGTCCAGGCTGACGCTTCGTTATATTCTTTGACAGTCATCATCCAAATATCGCCGGTGCCCCGTTTATCTAAATTGCTGCTTGTCGCATGATGAATGGAGTGGCTGCGCTGCCATTGAAGGTACGGAAATAGTGTCAGCACACCTGAAATGAACCCGAACAGCCGGTTCAGCCGCTTTTGTTTGAAAAAGGATTGATGGCAGCAGTCGTGGAAAATGATAAATATTCTTGTCAAAAAGCCCGCTGCAATAACAGTAAAGGCGAGGGTCAGGAGATAGGAGACATTGAGGCTGA is a window encoding:
- a CDS encoding sugar porter family MFS transporter, coding for MKKNTKKYLIYFFGALGGLLYGYDTGVISGALLFINKDIPLNTLTEGLVVSMLLLGAIFGSALSGTCSDRWGRRKVVFVLSLIFIFGALACAASQTVTMLIISRVILGLAVGGSTALVPVYLSEMAPTKIRGTLGTLNNLMIVTGILLAYIVNYIFTPFEAWRWMVGLAAVPAALLLIGIAFMPESPRWLVKRGREQEARKVMEMTHDKEDIAVELAEMKQGEAEKKESTLGLLKAKWIRPMLLIGIGLAIFQQAVGINTVIYYAPTIFTKAGLGTSASVLGTMGIGVLNVIMCITAMILIDRIGRKKLLMWGSVGITLSLASLSAILLLAGLSASTAWLTVLFLGIYIVFYQATWGPVVWVLMPELFPSNARGAATGFTTLILSATNLVVSLIFPLMLSAMGIGWVFGIFSVICLTSFFFAAYIVPETKGRSLEEIETHLKKRFSLKKRSKQNQILKQRTL
- a CDS encoding response regulator transcription factor; protein product: MINIFIAEDQQMLLGALGSLLNLEEDMTVVGKGTSGQDAIDFVEKHAPDICLMDIEMPGVSGLEAAEKLKDSDVKIIILTTFARSGYFQRALKAGVSGYMLKDSPSEELVSAIRSVMKGRRVYAPELMEDIYGEENPLTEREKAVLELVADGKNTKEIANALSIKSGTVRNYVSMILDKLEVKNRIEAITRSKEKGWFK
- a CDS encoding sensor histidine kinase, which produces MKKYFKFQKLSGISPYIWTIFFILPFYFIFKSSSTFVMVAGVIFTLVFFGAYRFAFVAKGWPLYLWAFLLIGISTGSVMLFSYIYFAFFIAYFIGHIREKVPFYILYYIHIISAAIAVNFSLVLKKGWFLTQIPFIVITLISAILLPLSIRSRKERERLEEKLEYANERIADLVKLEERQRIARDLHDTLGQKLSLIGLKSDLARKLIYKDPEQARAELKSVQQTARTSLNEVRQIVSSMKGIRLKDELGNVRQILEAAGIDFVYEEKEAPKNISLLNENIVSMCIKEAVTNVVKHSGAKFCRITIQQLSKEVVITVEDDGSFQCREDRFFSKGHGLLGMRERLEFANGSLAIDTAAGTKLTMRIPNDSKSKEKDGGR
- a CDS encoding DeoR/GlpR family DNA-binding transcription regulator, translated to MKLMRIQEMEEYILKHGATSLDELCEVFNVSKNTVRRDINKLAEKGVIKKVYGGVTSAEKSVLVPFENRTIQHQDEKIKIARYASRFIEDHDLVFIDSGTTTKSMLETLDPDKNVTVLTNSLDIINAASSMKNIDLIIIGNNYKRKTRSFVGIDDPSTLNKYNINKAFMSATGTTITHGLTNSDLLEYEVKKKISEKANEVYLLADHSKFGKSTLLTYAPFDRLHSIVTSQQLDEEYTKYCQEHQIDIHLA
- the desE gene encoding fatty acid desaturase DesE, coding for MTNHTATQKQASLKKQVAAFSGADTKHSVIQLFNTFVPFFGLWFLAYFSLNVSYLLTLAFTVIAAGFLTRIFIIFHDCCHQSFFKQKRLNRLFGFISGVLTLFPYLQWQRSHSIHHATSSNLDKRGTGDIWMMTVKEYNEASAWTKVRYRLYRNPFIMFILGPIYVFLIQNRFNVKGARRKERWNTYFTNAAIVILAAAACLLVGWENFLLVQGPIFLISGSIGVWLFYVQHTFEDSYFEADEHWNYVQAAVEGSSFYKLPKLLQWLTGNIGYHHVHHLSPKVPNYKLEAAHEGHEPLKNVPTITLKTSLESMKFRLWDEDEKQFVTFREARKTPPPRQAPEKPLKKNA
- the htpG gene encoding molecular chaperone HtpG, with the protein product MAEKKFKAESKRLLDMMINSIYTQKEIFLRELISNASDAIDKIYYKALTDDSLTFDQDNYYIKVTADKEARTLTVTDTGIGMTKDELEQHLGTIAKSGSLAFKEENDAKDGHDIIGQFGVGFYAAFMVADKVTVKSKALGSDEAYVWESEGAAGYTVAPCDKETVGTEITLKIKENTEDESYDEFLENYRIKAIVKKYSDFIRYPIKMEETVNKPKEGSENEFEEVQEEQTVNSMVPIWRKNKSELTDEDYEAFYAEKHYGFDKPLTHVHISVDGAVRYNSILFIPENMPFDYYTKEFEKGLELYSNGVLIMNKCADLLPDHFSFVKGMVDSEDLSLNISREMLQHDRQLKLIAKNINKKIKAELKSLLKNKREKYESFYESFGRQLKFGVYNDFGANKDVLKDLLLFYSSKEKKLVTLDEYVSRMPEDQKYIYYASGDSYERIEKLPQTEMVADKGYEILYFTEDIDEFAIKMLTSYEEKEFKSVSSADLGIDADEDEKQTEAEENEYKDLFESMKEILADKVKNVRASKRLKSHPVCFATDGEVTIEMEKVLNAMPDSQQVKAEKVLEINPNHEVFETLKNAHGQDREKLALYTNLLYNQALLIEGLPIHDPVEFTNDICKVMV
- a CDS encoding aldo/keto reductase, producing MSKVTIGKTDLKVFPIGLGTNAVGGHNLYPNLNEETGKELVREAIKSGVTMLDTAYIYGVGRSEELIGEVLKEFNREDVFIATKAAHRKEGDDFVFDNSLAFLKQSVEDSLKRLQTDYIDLFYIHFPDEDTPKDEAVQALNELKKEGKIRSIGVSNFSLEQLKEANKDGLVDVIQGEYNLLNREAEKTFFPYTTEHNISFIPYFPLVSGLLAGKYDENTTFPEGDLRNDQTHFQGEQFKENIKKVNQLKPIAEKHNADTAHIVLARYLARPEIDILIPGAKRADQLKDNMKAASITLSAEEIAFIDKLFS
- a CDS encoding SDR family oxidoreductase, with protein sequence MGRLSGKTAIITGAATGIGQATARVFADEGARVICGDINESELNETVRAITKNGGEAEAFHLDVSDEENVKSFADGIQQKYGTIDILFNNAGVDQEGGKVHEYPVELFDRIIAVDLRGTFLCSKYLIPLMLEKGGSIINTSSMSGRAADLDRSGYNAAKGGITNLTKAMAIDYARSGIRVNSLSPGTIETPLIDKLAGTKEDEMGEAFREANKWITPLGRLGKPEEMAAVALFLASDDSSYVTGEDITADGGIMAYTWPGKMLIDKKWKEETE
- the iolA gene encoding methylmalonate-semialdehyde dehydrogenase; the protein is MAEIRKLKNYINGEWVESKTDQYEDVVNPATKEVMCQVPISTREDVEYAVRSASEAFKTWSKTAVPRRARILFNYQQLLQQNKEELARLITLENGKNTTEALGEVGRGIENVEFAAGAPSLMMGDSLASIATDVEAANYRYPIGVVGGIAPFNFPMMVPCWMFPMAISLGNTFILKPSERTPLLTEKLAELFEQAGLPKGVFNVVHGAHDVVNGILEHPDIKAISFVGSKPVGEYVFKKGSEHLKRVQALTGAKNHTIVLNDAHLEDTVTNIIGTAFGSAGERCMACAVVTVEEGIADEFMAKLQEKAADIKLGNGLDDGVFLGPVIREDNKKRTHSYIEKGIEEGARLLCDGRENVTEDGYFVGPTIFDNVTTDMTIWKDEIFAPVLSVIRVKNLKEAVDIANQSEFANGACLFTSNANAIRYFRENIDAGMLGINLGVPAPMAFFPFSGWKSSFFGTLHANGKDSVDFYTRKKVVTARYPSPDFN